Genomic DNA from Peribacillus simplex NBRC 15720 = DSM 1321:
ATTGAATGATGTCCTTATTAAAATACCGATGGCTGCACTTGTCGCAGTCATGATCATGGTTTCAATCGGGACCTTTGACTGGTCTTCCCTAAAGAGGCTCACTATAGCTCCAAAGTCAGATGCTGCCGTGATGATCGTGACGGTCCTCATTGTCCTTTATACTCATGACTTATCTAAAGGGGTATTTGCTGGAGTGCTCTTGAGTATGATTTTCTTCTCGGCTAAAATTTCTAAAGTAACTGTAGAGAAAACGGAAGACATCCAGGCTAAGAAAATCATTTATCGTATCAGCGGACAAATATTTTTCGCTTCTGTCCAGGACTTTGTTTCGAAGTTCGACTTCAAGGAAAAAGCAGATGCAATCGTCATAGACTTTTCCCTTTCTAAAATCTGGGATGCTTCAGCAGTCGGTGCTGTTGATACGGTTGTCCTTAAATATCAGCTTCAGGGAATAACTGTCCAAGTGCAAGGACTCGATGACGAAAGTTCGTTATTGCTTGAAAAACTCGCCACCTCAGAAAGTAAAATATCTTGAAGTAGTAAAATTCTGCTGAATAGAAACTTTTCAAACCGACAAAATAGATAACGTGAATTATTTTCTTTTGAAAGGAGCGAAAAGCATGACACCCGAGCAGGATTATACGGCAGCAAATCTGTCACCGGATTTATTGAATGAACTGAAAAGTTTTGAAAGCAAACTTGGCGAGGAAGCCAATAAAGAATTGATTGTCATCGCCTATGAAAAAGAAAAGGAAGCTTTGAATTAAGAAAAAAGACTCAAACACCCTTAATGGATGGTTGAGTCTTTTTTTGCATGTACAGAAAAAGGATGCCCATGTTTTTAATGAGCACCCCCTTTTTCTGTATTATTTGCTGAATACGTCCGTTAAGACCGGCACGATTTGTTTTTTACGCGATACAACGCCTTCTAAGACGGCTATGTTATTGTTTAATGAAACGTCGTATGCTTTTTCCACTGCATAAGCTGCTTTACCAAGAGCCAAGGCAACAGAATCATTAGTCAAGATATCCGTTACGACGAATAGGAATAAGTCCAATTCCTTCACATCGATGACCGCTTCAATCGCCGCTTCCAATTCTGCTTGCTTAGCAAGGACTTCGTTCGGATCTACAGCATTGACCTGTGCTATCTCCACTTTAGCCATTCCCATGGAGAATTCCTTTGCATCAAGAGTGATAAGCTGGGCAATCGTCTTGTCGCTCAAGTCAGCTCCAGCTTTCAACATTTCCAAGCCGTATGTTTCAGCGTCGACTCCCGCAATGGCAGCCAGTTCCAATGCTGCTGCAACGTCTTGCTCCGTGCAGGTCGGTGATTTGAACAATAAAGAATCGGAAATGATGGCAGACAGCATAAGACCTGCAATTGCTTTAGGGACTTCAATTCCGTTTTCTTTATAAATTTTATTTAAAATGGTTGCCGTACAACCAACTGGTTCCGCACGGTAATATAAAGGATCGCTTGTTTCAAAGTTAGCGATACGGTGGTGGTCGATAACTTCCAACACACGGACTTGGTCAATATCTTCAGCACTTTGCTGGCGTTCGTTATGATCGACCAGGATTACGCCGTCAGCTTCCCCTGAAACTTTTTCCACAAGACGGGGAGCATCGAATTTGAATTGGTCCAATGCATATTGAGTTTCACCATTCACTTCACCGAGACGAACTGGTTCAGCGTTGATACCTAACTGCTTTTTCAGATCTGCATAAGCGATTGCTGAACAGATTGTGTCTGTATCCGGGTTTTTATGTCCAAAAACTAATACTTTTTCCAAGATTTTATCCCCTTTTTCATAAATATTTTTCCGCGAATCCCCTCATCGCAATAAGGGAGAGCCACCTTTACTAGACAATTTATTTTAACACAAAATCCCGTAAAATCAGCGCCTGAATTACCCATTCCCCAATAAAAACTTTCATTCCTTCACCTTCTACCCTCACTTTGTCAATAGATAAGGGCTGTTTTTTTTCAAATATATTAGTTGAATTATCATCGTATATGGCTTACGATAATATAAGCAGAAATACTAGATATTGATTACATAAACAATAATAATAACTATATATAGAATTTTTTTATAATCCAAGGTGCCAGTGATGGCTGAAAAGGGAATCCGGTGTAAACCCGGAACTGTCCCCGCAACTGTAAATGTGACGAAATGAGAAACCACTGTATAGCTCTCTATACGGGAAGGACTCAAAGTAGGATGATCATGAGTCAGGAGACCTGCCTTGAATTTTTCACGTTTCTTATTCTTCGGGGATTGAGATGATGAAACGATAGTATAACGGCTATTTTTTCATGGCTCTTTTATTCTATCGTTTGATCCGCTCAATTCATTGGGCGGTTTTTTTTTTATTTTAGCGGAAGTTAACAAGGAGGAATATTAATGACTCAAACATATAACTCTACCATAAGTGAAAATGACACAGAAACGAAATCCATCCAGCTTGAGATGTTATCGAAGGAGTTCGAAGGCCGTCTCGATATGGAAAAGTTCAAAAAGCGTTTTACAAAATGGCTTGATCGCAAAAGTGACTCAACCGAAGAACAGGCATCAAGAAAACTGATTCAGCTCGCTCTTGAAGGTGTGGATATTGATGCTCCAGATTGGACGTTTGTTGCTGCAGCAGAACTATTGAATACAATGTATAGGGATGCACGAGCCAATCGAGGTTATGAAGGCATGAGTTATGGTCCATTCTATGAACTGATCACGGAACTTTCCCAGCTTTCAGAAGGTCAGCGTTATCCCATTTATAAATCAGAACTGCTATCTTCATATACAAAAGCGGAAATTGAGGAATTGGGTTCGGTGATCGACCCGGAAAAAGATAAATTATTCTCTTACATAGGCATCTACTTATTAAACGATCGCTACCTAGCCCGCCCAAAAAAGGACAAGGTCTACGAACTGCCACAAGAACGCTTCATGATCATCGCGATGGAAATCATGCGATTGGAAAAAACGGAGCACCGCCTGCAACTTATAAAAGAAGCATACTGGGCCATGTCCAATCTTTATAT
This window encodes:
- a CDS encoding manganese-dependent inorganic pyrophosphatase, yielding MEKVLVFGHKNPDTDTICSAIAYADLKKQLGINAEPVRLGEVNGETQYALDQFKFDAPRLVEKVSGEADGVILVDHNERQQSAEDIDQVRVLEVIDHHRIANFETSDPLYYRAEPVGCTATILNKIYKENGIEVPKAIAGLMLSAIISDSLLFKSPTCTEQDVAAALELAAIAGVDAETYGLEMLKAGADLSDKTIAQLITLDAKEFSMGMAKVEIAQVNAVDPNEVLAKQAELEAAIEAVIDVKELDLFLFVVTDILTNDSVALALGKAAYAVEKAYDVSLNNNIAVLEGVVSRKKQIVPVLTDVFSK